The Sulfitobacter guttiformis genome contains a region encoding:
- a CDS encoding phage/plasmid primase, P4 family, with protein sequence MTKIIRDSSILDELEAFDATLQHYDDEKPVVRPVPTLVTPYDIIDQEDADEESGALSPFSQDALACALGRSGWDTNAKYVDEWGRWCQWNGSHWEVDKKMVSFTLIRKFLRAEVVRLVTEAQVSRDMAVVSGLGEDEIKSREKLVTAAIRNGKDTLQKNGIAAVESLSRSNVASAALVEDFDGDLMLLGTPGGTVDLKTGILRPGEREDMITKMTRVTPAGPGAKPEKFLKFLHTILDGDEEVIGFIKRYFGYALTGSVEEHKVAFFYGEGRNGKGVLMNTVYELLGDYARRSPVETFLKKVSSHPTDIAGLAGARFVVGSEVPAGTTWNEAQIKDMTGGDILTARLMRQDYFDFMPQFTLFLHGNDQPAFRSVGTSIRERMVLVPFSRTFTEDERNTKLQREMIDEEGPEILRWMIEGAVEWARRAEDGKSGLGVPDILKKASKEYFDREDEIGEFINDEMILDASEFISGSDIFAKFQSWNDQRGGERRSQREIMKELRKRGLKDARSGTERGLKGLRAITGQDRADMVG encoded by the coding sequence ATGACAAAGATTATCCGAGATAGCAGTATCCTCGACGAACTTGAAGCGTTCGATGCTACGCTGCAGCACTACGATGACGAAAAGCCGGTTGTCCGGCCGGTTCCGACACTCGTGACGCCTTACGATATCATCGACCAGGAAGACGCAGACGAAGAAAGTGGCGCATTGAGCCCGTTTTCGCAGGATGCCCTCGCATGTGCCCTGGGTCGCTCCGGATGGGACACGAATGCCAAATATGTGGATGAATGGGGCCGCTGGTGCCAGTGGAACGGATCTCACTGGGAGGTCGACAAGAAGATGGTGTCATTCACCCTGATCCGGAAGTTCCTGCGCGCCGAGGTCGTCCGGCTGGTCACCGAGGCGCAGGTTTCCAGGGATATGGCCGTTGTATCCGGTCTGGGTGAGGATGAAATCAAGTCCCGCGAAAAGCTGGTCACTGCGGCAATTAGGAACGGCAAGGATACCCTTCAGAAAAACGGTATCGCTGCGGTGGAGTCGCTTTCGCGTTCGAACGTCGCCAGCGCGGCCCTGGTCGAGGATTTCGACGGTGATCTCATGCTGTTGGGGACGCCGGGCGGGACCGTCGACCTGAAGACCGGAATTTTGCGCCCCGGTGAACGCGAAGATATGATCACGAAGATGACCAGGGTGACCCCGGCAGGACCCGGTGCAAAACCGGAAAAATTCCTGAAATTCTTGCACACCATCCTTGATGGCGATGAGGAGGTAATTGGCTTCATCAAGCGGTATTTCGGATACGCCCTGACGGGGTCTGTCGAGGAGCACAAGGTCGCTTTTTTCTATGGCGAGGGCCGCAACGGCAAGGGGGTGCTCATGAACACCGTGTATGAGCTTCTCGGGGACTATGCGCGCAGGTCGCCTGTCGAGACCTTCCTGAAGAAGGTCAGCAGCCACCCCACGGACATCGCAGGCCTTGCGGGGGCGCGGTTCGTCGTCGGGAGCGAGGTCCCGGCAGGAACCACGTGGAACGAAGCCCAGATCAAGGACATGACCGGTGGGGACATCCTGACCGCGCGCCTCATGAGGCAGGACTATTTCGACTTCATGCCGCAGTTCACCCTGTTCTTGCATGGCAACGACCAGCCCGCCTTCCGGAGCGTGGGCACCTCGATCCGGGAACGGATGGTGCTCGTGCCGTTTTCCCGGACGTTCACGGAGGACGAAAGGAACACCAAGCTTCAGCGCGAGATGATCGACGAGGAGGGACCGGAAATCCTGCGCTGGATGATCGAGGGTGCGGTCGAATGGGCGAGGCGCGCGGAGGACGGGAAGAGCGGTCTGGGCGTGCCTGATATCCTGAAAAAGGCCTCGAAAGAATACTTCGATCGCGAGGATGAGATCGGCGAATTCATCAACGACGAGATGATCTTGGATGCCAGCGAGTTCATCTCTGGATCCGACATTTTCGCGAAATTCCAGTCATGGAATGACCAGCGGGGAGGAGAGCGCAGGTCCCAGCGTGAGATCATGAAGGAGCTGCGTAAACGCGGCCTCAAGGATGCCCGTAGCGGCACGGAGAGGGGCCTCAAGGGCCTTCGTGCCATTACCGGTCAGGATCGGGCTGATATGGTCGGATGA
- a CDS encoding phage major capsid protein, protein MTRKTSHMKTRSASYNEEDGTVEIVYSIGARVERYDWMTGEEYLEGLVISEDAIVTDRLGKNAVPLLIDHNHDGLPAGRVIDHWIEGDKAVVLCKMSTRTEIKEIIGDIKAGVINTVSVGYIPYEYEVSEVAGEENVRKITKWEPTEISLVNIPADPDSQFRSLPAPAKGTVRRKIKNAITTPTKKTRSQAMPAALKKKNPTNPVPAKRAKPKGRASETAITEMEEEIDEELIGGETIEEIIGTLEETLETEIDDGEIDAEVETIVTEGAAVIEAELAELVDEIEEDEEEEAEVPADGAAAAEAARNRFSKMLDIATRCKVPTSAVAAHVKRGTKVSTFRRAAMRRMADRSTKPLSGVRGRVGVEASEKFGARAVDVLHAKMTGGKPSELARGLMDLTLYDLAKRSLGAAARGLTSKQAVISAAMQRNAFGGHTSSDFVGILSASANKTLLTGYESEPPSFDPFVKRVTLRDYKPQERHRLGDAPGFRRRAERAEVEFGTMGASKEELALFNETIGMSLSREMIVNDDLDAFGDMLTGFGVSAAEAESDMIYDLLVKEYIMADGLTVFHNKHKNLINTPLSIQGLSDARKMMMAQTSLDGRRITVRPAVLIVGGDILTEAEQLLSDTSPVTVDGVNPFNKAGLTLVSDSRIEGNQWFMSAAPTRINTLELATLEGAEGVSLETIPNHYTKSIDYIASIDIGAAPIDHRGMVKSTGNG, encoded by the coding sequence ATGACCAGAAAGACCAGCCATATGAAGACCCGCTCAGCCTCTTATAACGAAGAGGATGGCACGGTCGAGATCGTCTATTCGATAGGCGCACGCGTCGAGCGTTACGACTGGATGACCGGCGAGGAGTATCTTGAGGGTCTTGTGATCAGCGAGGATGCCATCGTTACGGACCGCCTTGGAAAAAATGCGGTTCCACTTCTCATTGATCATAACCACGACGGCCTGCCCGCAGGTCGCGTAATCGATCATTGGATTGAGGGCGATAAGGCCGTTGTCCTGTGCAAAATGTCGACCAGGACAGAGATCAAAGAGATCATCGGAGACATCAAAGCGGGCGTCATCAATACGGTGTCGGTCGGATACATCCCATACGAGTATGAGGTGTCCGAGGTCGCTGGCGAAGAAAACGTCCGCAAGATCACGAAATGGGAGCCCACGGAAATCTCCCTGGTCAACATCCCCGCCGATCCGGACTCGCAATTCCGCAGCCTCCCGGCGCCCGCCAAGGGCACCGTCCGGCGCAAGATCAAGAACGCAATCACAACCCCCACAAAAAAAACGAGGAGCCAGGCAATGCCAGCTGCACTGAAGAAGAAGAACCCGACGAACCCCGTTCCGGCGAAGCGTGCAAAGCCTAAAGGCCGCGCCTCCGAGACCGCAATCACGGAAATGGAAGAGGAAATCGACGAGGAGCTGATCGGTGGCGAGACCATCGAGGAGATCATCGGAACTCTGGAGGAGACACTCGAAACTGAAATCGATGACGGCGAAATCGACGCTGAAGTCGAGACCATCGTCACCGAGGGTGCCGCCGTGATCGAGGCAGAACTGGCCGAACTTGTCGACGAAATCGAAGAGGACGAGGAAGAAGAGGCCGAGGTTCCTGCTGACGGCGCGGCTGCCGCTGAGGCGGCGCGTAATCGCTTTTCCAAAATGCTGGATATCGCAACCCGGTGCAAGGTCCCGACGTCCGCCGTTGCCGCTCATGTTAAGCGCGGCACGAAGGTGTCCACGTTCCGTCGCGCAGCGATGCGCCGGATGGCTGATCGTTCTACCAAGCCCCTGAGTGGCGTGCGTGGTCGTGTCGGTGTTGAGGCAAGCGAAAAGTTTGGCGCGCGCGCAGTTGACGTCCTTCACGCAAAAATGACCGGGGGGAAGCCCTCCGAACTGGCACGTGGCCTGATGGATCTGACGCTCTACGACCTTGCAAAGCGCAGCCTTGGTGCAGCCGCGCGTGGCCTGACGAGCAAACAGGCCGTAATCAGTGCGGCAATGCAGCGTAACGCATTTGGCGGTCACACTTCGTCTGACTTCGTCGGCATCTTGAGCGCGTCCGCAAACAAGACCCTGCTGACCGGTTATGAAAGCGAACCTCCTTCTTTTGACCCGTTCGTCAAGCGTGTCACTTTGCGCGATTACAAGCCGCAAGAACGTCACCGCCTCGGGGATGCTCCTGGCTTCCGTCGCCGCGCTGAGCGTGCCGAGGTCGAATTTGGCACCATGGGCGCAAGCAAAGAGGAGCTCGCACTCTTCAACGAAACCATCGGTATGTCCCTGTCCCGCGAAATGATCGTGAATGATGATCTCGACGCTTTCGGCGACATGCTTACGGGTTTCGGCGTGAGTGCTGCTGAAGCGGAGTCTGACATGATCTATGATCTGTTGGTCAAGGAATACATTATGGCCGATGGCCTGACGGTTTTCCACAACAAGCACAAAAACCTGATCAACACCCCGTTGTCTATTCAGGGTCTTTCTGACGCTCGGAAGATGATGATGGCACAGACGTCCCTGGACGGTCGTCGGATTACGGTCCGCCCTGCAGTTCTGATCGTTGGCGGCGATATCCTGACCGAGGCCGAACAGCTCTTGTCGGATACCAGCCCCGTCACCGTTGATGGTGTCAACCCGTTCAACAAGGCAGGCCTGACGCTTGTTTCTGATAGTCGTATCGAGGGCAACCAGTGGTTCATGAGTGCCGCTCCTACGCGGATCAACACGCTCGAACTGGCAACGCTGGAAGGTGCAGAGGGAGTCTCGCTTGAGACCATCCCGAACCATTACACCAAGTCGATCGACTACATCGCATCGATCGACATCGGCGCCGCGCCTATCGATCACCGCGGTATGGTCAAGTCGACCGGCAACGGCTGA
- a CDS encoding RuvC family protein: protein MRVVGIDPGFSGALACIDPVTDEVIGLEDMPTGYSGDVKVVCPLSIYGLLKRWQPDVIILEKVGPRHTDKRSSMWKFAQGYGAVIAACQLYANRPSLHLVAPGVWKVPFGLILGAGVTDADKKRASLEMARQIFPDVAGEQLKRQMDDGRAEALLVAAYYQRALAAADEMEVI, encoded by the coding sequence GTGAGGGTCGTTGGCATCGATCCGGGATTTTCCGGTGCGCTTGCGTGCATCGATCCGGTGACTGATGAGGTCATCGGTCTGGAGGACATGCCGACCGGATATTCCGGTGACGTAAAGGTGGTCTGCCCCCTGTCCATATACGGCCTTCTGAAGCGGTGGCAGCCTGACGTCATCATCCTCGAGAAGGTCGGCCCGCGACATACGGACAAACGCTCAAGTATGTGGAAATTCGCACAGGGGTATGGTGCCGTTATTGCGGCCTGCCAGCTTTACGCCAATCGCCCCTCGCTCCATCTTGTGGCGCCCGGCGTCTGGAAGGTGCCTTTCGGCCTGATCCTCGGTGCGGGTGTCACAGACGCGGACAAGAAGCGCGCAAGCCTCGAGATGGCCCGCCAGATCTTCCCTGACGTGGCCGGTGAACAACTCAAAAGACAGATGGATGACGGGAGGGCCGAGGCCCTCCTTGTCGCCGCATATTACCAGCGGGCCTTGGCCGCAGCTGACGAGATGGAGGTCATCTAA
- a CDS encoding HNH endonuclease produces MWNWDQGRLDYFQFDNLKKIARFSMKNDLRLTDRAALVADTGLPFLPDNPNYKPWRNYGRTFKLALLAASDGPGSQPTKLATLLAADGSITTDEYFHFLAEVTTDPSPALQAWDHTAEIRRPLLFTLKFLLARASIGIFTTGINDVIAAYAASGFVGDEGQMDFAPLATAGHTLATVDRQAAESIQVIAQISYLSLKSRNITVSLSQDDALEIFQQLEPVGGDPLASGDAEIFRITDLFEAEIDRLQLDYADTAVSDIEESGFSGDTTFAEGRKTRKTHLVIERNGKIRSEFFKAYPSAICDFCDTDTSTSYPWVERILDVHHLLPLCSGARTSKTGTMLDDLVAVCPTCHRGVHRYYDQWLKASSQKDFLDADQAKMVYDKAKVEFKAIP; encoded by the coding sequence ATGTGGAACTGGGATCAGGGAAGATTGGATTATTTCCAATTTGACAATCTAAAGAAAATCGCCCGGTTCTCGATGAAGAATGATCTCCGTTTAACGGACCGCGCCGCTCTTGTCGCCGACACCGGATTGCCGTTCCTGCCGGACAACCCGAATTATAAGCCGTGGCGGAATTACGGCCGCACTTTTAAGCTTGCGCTTCTCGCCGCATCGGATGGGCCCGGTTCGCAACCGACGAAGCTGGCCACGCTCCTGGCAGCGGACGGCAGCATCACCACGGATGAGTATTTTCACTTTCTGGCCGAGGTTACAACGGACCCATCTCCCGCTCTTCAGGCCTGGGATCATACCGCAGAAATACGCAGACCGTTGCTGTTCACTCTGAAATTTCTGTTGGCGAGAGCAAGCATCGGGATATTCACGACCGGCATTAACGATGTGATCGCCGCCTATGCGGCCTCGGGCTTCGTCGGAGATGAGGGTCAGATGGACTTCGCGCCATTGGCCACTGCGGGCCACACGCTCGCAACTGTCGATAGGCAGGCTGCCGAGAGCATTCAGGTCATAGCCCAGATATCATATTTGTCCCTGAAGAGCCGCAACATCACGGTATCCCTGTCACAGGATGATGCCCTCGAAATATTTCAGCAGCTGGAACCGGTTGGCGGCGATCCTCTGGCATCCGGTGATGCGGAAATCTTTAGAATAACAGACCTTTTCGAGGCGGAGATTGACCGCCTGCAGCTCGACTACGCTGACACCGCAGTGAGCGATATAGAGGAGTCCGGCTTCTCCGGAGATACGACTTTCGCCGAAGGAAGAAAGACCAGAAAGACCCATCTGGTGATCGAGCGGAACGGAAAGATCCGGTCGGAATTCTTCAAGGCCTACCCCTCTGCCATCTGCGATTTTTGCGACACGGACACCAGCACCTCTTATCCGTGGGTTGAGAGGATACTTGATGTTCACCATTTGTTACCATTATGCTCAGGGGCACGGACCTCGAAGACAGGAACCATGCTTGATGATCTCGTTGCGGTCTGCCCAACGTGTCACCGCGGCGTTCACAGATATTATGACCAATGGCTGAAGGCCTCTTCTCAGAAGGACTTTCTGGATGCCGACCAAGCAAAGATGGTCTACGATAAGGCCAAAGTAGAATTTAAGGCGATACCCTGA
- a CDS encoding DUF2190 family protein, translated as MKNHSTNGTTVTLVADRDVESGEAYAKGGLIGFAQTSAAAGQQFVLVTEGVYRTTVLTVADVETGDEIFWEGAFLTSASDDGDPDAPVPYMRAGIAYIGGAAESGEAQVHVKINA; from the coding sequence ATGAAAAACCACAGCACAAACGGGACAACCGTCACGCTCGTTGCGGACCGCGATGTTGAGTCGGGCGAGGCATACGCAAAGGGCGGTCTGATTGGCTTTGCCCAGACCTCCGCAGCCGCAGGCCAGCAGTTCGTCCTGGTAACCGAGGGCGTCTACCGCACCACGGTCCTGACCGTTGCAGATGTCGAGACCGGCGACGAGATCTTCTGGGAGGGCGCTTTCCTGACCTCCGCATCGGATGACGGAGATCCGGACGCACCCGTGCCCTACATGCGTGCAGGTATCGCCTACATCGGCGGAGCCGCTGAAAGTGGCGAGGCTCAGGTCCACGTCAAGATCAACGCATAA
- a CDS encoding AAA family ATPase, whose product MRRRYKMFGVRVPKMDGVELGERLCARRLERIRSELADGHPVAEWLHAATAKWLFGRTGEGDTISAMLDQPTEEDYPHYPSRLSSAERDRIKAWAKRWSRRSGAGVYLSAKIPKDERDEVATAASGMCAVHHSEGRIDEIFSDVHHRFPWLSHLTETAWRQAVRRSRSGLPAGIGAMVVVGPPGTGKSSWARAVGDGLGVPSVCVDAGATGGVHEIQGVARGWGSADRGRIVATALSSRTANPVVIIDELDVGSRTVGSTRGSLPGLHAAMLGMIEPSTARAWVCPYYQVPVDLRNVSWICTSNSLNGIARPLLDRMTIVRIGHLSRDQILAFASREADDRFGPDFAYEVVDRMRRDMKTGANWSLRDVGKMMDGLSEAMSRPILH is encoded by the coding sequence ATGCGTAGACGGTATAAAATGTTCGGCGTCAGGGTTCCGAAGATGGACGGCGTGGAGCTGGGCGAACGGTTGTGCGCCCGCCGCCTCGAGCGGATCCGGTCAGAGTTGGCGGACGGTCACCCCGTTGCCGAATGGCTGCACGCCGCGACCGCAAAATGGCTTTTTGGTCGCACCGGGGAGGGAGACACCATATCCGCGATGCTGGATCAGCCGACCGAGGAAGACTATCCGCACTACCCATCCCGCCTCTCGAGCGCGGAGAGAGACCGGATCAAGGCCTGGGCCAAGCGATGGTCTCGCAGGTCCGGCGCCGGGGTCTACCTGTCGGCAAAAATCCCCAAGGATGAGCGCGACGAGGTCGCAACGGCGGCATCCGGCATGTGCGCCGTGCATCATAGCGAGGGGCGGATCGATGAGATCTTTTCAGATGTGCATCACCGGTTCCCTTGGCTTTCGCATTTGACTGAAACGGCGTGGCGTCAGGCGGTGCGTCGTTCGAGGTCGGGCCTTCCGGCCGGTATCGGGGCTATGGTGGTCGTTGGGCCTCCCGGGACCGGCAAAAGCTCCTGGGCCCGGGCTGTCGGGGATGGTCTGGGCGTTCCCTCCGTATGCGTAGACGCGGGGGCGACGGGCGGCGTTCATGAGATCCAGGGCGTGGCCCGGGGTTGGGGGTCTGCGGACCGGGGCCGCATCGTCGCAACCGCCCTATCATCGCGCACCGCGAACCCCGTCGTGATCATCGACGAGCTGGACGTCGGAAGCCGGACTGTCGGGAGCACCCGGGGGAGCCTGCCGGGGCTGCATGCGGCAATGCTGGGCATGATAGAGCCCTCGACCGCGCGCGCCTGGGTGTGCCCATACTACCAGGTGCCCGTGGATCTCCGGAACGTGTCATGGATATGCACGAGCAACAGCCTGAACGGCATCGCCAGGCCTCTTCTTGACCGGATGACGATCGTCCGGATCGGGCACCTGTCACGCGATCAGATACTCGCCTTTGCGAGTCGTGAAGCGGATGACCGGTTCGGGCCTGACTTTGCATACGAGGTCGTGGACCGCATGAGGCGCGACATGAAGACCGGGGCGAATTGGTCGTTGCGCGATGTGGGGAAGATGATGGACGGCCTATCTGAAGCGATGAGCCGGCCCATACTTCACTGA
- a CDS encoding phage portal protein, which yields MKIFGFNIARARKRKPHQAARRRHPQQRDPRTMGRGYRRPENFASADEWPISGPMIESVPAALSFIRRVSCDLVDNNPHARRAVQVLVSHHIGTGIRVSVKGDSEFEAFLNNWFSSTSSDYEGRLNFYGTQAVASRGMFRAGDSFIIYRVEYKDDKLHLTTQLIDASQLEDMATPKYKNNEVHSGVEVDQSGRIVGYHIKETLDAVSSPWGVNQSRFVPVEDVAHMMEIQHGGELRGMPRGATSFLVNQDRSELMFAAVQKAKGEANFQGVITSAIGSDDDDFNLGDGGGDDQPFGSNAVENDDGSWSLQMIEEVAPGTFPELPPGKQLVPFSINSVAGFTDYMRISMQSCAVAYGVTYSQISGDTNGQKFGTTKSDASEFNRGVDCTRAHTIYPWIMRTVERLKKIYEINTGKSVTSTITLVAPAREVLEPEKEISVVIKKLQSGLLSWSQACLAEGKDPEEQLAEIKEERKRARDAEVNLMFGDFSFEELEKLLEEEAPEPWGGGP from the coding sequence ATGAAGATTTTCGGCTTCAACATCGCCAGGGCACGCAAGCGCAAGCCTCATCAGGCCGCACGTCGTAGGCACCCGCAGCAACGTGATCCACGGACCATGGGGCGCGGATATCGCCGCCCGGAGAACTTTGCATCAGCGGATGAGTGGCCGATCAGCGGACCCATGATTGAGTCCGTGCCTGCGGCCTTATCATTTATCCGTCGCGTTTCGTGCGATCTGGTCGACAACAATCCACACGCGCGGCGCGCCGTTCAGGTTTTGGTATCTCATCACATCGGGACCGGCATCCGGGTGTCCGTAAAAGGCGACTCCGAATTTGAGGCATTCCTTAATAACTGGTTCAGCTCCACATCGTCCGATTACGAGGGCCGCCTGAATTTCTACGGCACGCAAGCCGTCGCATCGCGTGGCATGTTCCGGGCCGGGGATAGTTTCATCATCTATCGGGTGGAATACAAAGACGACAAGCTGCACCTGACGACGCAGCTGATCGACGCCTCCCAGCTGGAGGATATGGCCACACCGAAATACAAAAATAACGAGGTCCACTCCGGGGTCGAGGTCGACCAATCCGGACGCATCGTCGGCTACCACATCAAAGAGACACTCGACGCAGTCTCGTCACCATGGGGCGTGAACCAATCCCGCTTCGTCCCCGTCGAAGATGTCGCACATATGATGGAGATCCAGCATGGCGGAGAACTGCGCGGCATGCCGCGTGGTGCGACGTCGTTCTTGGTCAATCAGGACCGCTCTGAACTCATGTTTGCCGCCGTTCAGAAGGCCAAGGGAGAAGCAAACTTCCAGGGCGTGATCACGTCAGCAATCGGCTCCGACGATGATGATTTCAATCTCGGCGATGGCGGCGGCGACGATCAGCCCTTCGGCTCTAACGCGGTTGAGAACGATGATGGTAGCTGGTCCCTCCAGATGATTGAAGAGGTCGCACCCGGAACTTTCCCGGAGCTGCCACCTGGCAAGCAGCTGGTGCCGTTCTCGATCAATTCAGTAGCCGGATTTACGGACTACATGCGGATCTCCATGCAATCCTGTGCGGTCGCATATGGTGTCACCTATTCGCAGATCAGTGGTGACACAAACGGACAGAAGTTCGGGACAACCAAATCCGACGCTTCCGAATTTAATCGGGGCGTAGATTGCACGAGGGCACACACGATTTACCCATGGATTATGCGGACCGTCGAGCGTCTCAAGAAAATCTACGAAATCAACACTGGCAAATCCGTTACTTCCACGATCACCCTTGTAGCCCCCGCCCGTGAGGTTCTCGAGCCCGAGAAAGAGATCTCGGTTGTTATCAAGAAGCTGCAGTCCGGACTTCTAAGTTGGTCACAGGCATGCCTCGCCGAGGGCAAGGATCCCGAGGAACAACTGGCCGAGATAAAGGAGGAGCGCAAGCGTGCGCGCGACGCCGAGGTCAATCTAATGTTCGGGGATTTTTCGTTTGAGGAACTGGAAAAGCTTCTCGAAGAGGAAGCCCCAGAGCCATGGGGTGGAGGCCCGTAG
- a CDS encoding DNA cytosine methyltransferase, with the protein MLMNNPTFVSPEKLYDAQSDLIRGADAGVDICNVMEGVGGKIDDLVYAKSRALAWTGGKPPALNSFKKTAKGVPIVSFFTGCGGMDLGFEALGFDHKAAFEFNEIFCKTLRVNRPKWKVFGPPHYNGDVSKTDEIIEQLTPIIDTPFEGVFVGGPPCQPFSIAANQRFSRSGENFKRVGFSHEKNGNLLFDFVKLIVHFRPASFVIENVPGLRDLDGGEQLGEAIKILTHAGYNVEEPEVWNAADYGVPQFRQRMFVVGARVQGCFEMPLKRDHVGCGAVLDILPGDDALNHETRRHGVGSVERYRVLDYGKRDKLGRVDRLTPTRPSKTVIAGGTNGGGRSHLHPEIPRTLSVRECARLQTFPDDYRFVGPTARQFTQVGNAVPVVLAATLAAQISKAYF; encoded by the coding sequence ATGCTTATGAACAACCCCACATTTGTTAGTCCCGAAAAGCTGTATGATGCACAATCAGACCTAATCAGGGGCGCGGATGCCGGGGTTGATATCTGCAACGTCATGGAGGGTGTCGGCGGGAAGATTGACGATCTGGTGTATGCAAAAAGCCGTGCGCTTGCTTGGACAGGTGGAAAGCCGCCTGCACTAAACAGCTTCAAAAAGACCGCCAAAGGGGTGCCGATCGTATCATTCTTCACCGGCTGCGGAGGGATGGATCTTGGATTTGAGGCCCTCGGATTTGATCACAAGGCCGCCTTCGAGTTCAACGAGATTTTCTGTAAGACCCTGCGTGTCAATCGTCCAAAATGGAAGGTGTTTGGCCCGCCCCATTACAACGGCGATGTTTCCAAAACTGACGAGATCATCGAGCAGTTAACGCCGATCATTGACACCCCCTTCGAGGGGGTCTTCGTGGGCGGCCCGCCCTGCCAGCCCTTTTCGATCGCTGCGAACCAGAGGTTTTCCCGTTCCGGTGAGAATTTCAAACGGGTCGGGTTTTCGCATGAGAAAAATGGAAACCTGCTTTTCGACTTCGTGAAGTTGATTGTCCATTTTCGTCCGGCCTCATTCGTGATTGAGAACGTCCCCGGTCTCCGTGATCTTGATGGTGGCGAGCAGCTTGGTGAGGCCATCAAGATTTTGACCCATGCCGGATATAATGTGGAAGAGCCAGAGGTGTGGAACGCCGCCGATTACGGGGTGCCTCAATTCAGGCAGCGGATGTTTGTCGTTGGCGCCCGGGTGCAGGGATGCTTTGAAATGCCCCTTAAACGCGATCACGTGGGCTGTGGTGCCGTTCTCGATATCTTGCCGGGGGACGACGCCCTGAACCACGAGACACGCCGCCACGGGGTCGGTTCTGTGGAGCGGTATCGTGTTCTGGATTATGGAAAGCGCGACAAGCTGGGGCGGGTTGATCGACTTACACCAACACGACCGTCCAAGACGGTCATCGCGGGGGGCACAAACGGTGGTGGTAGGTCGCACCTACATCCGGAAATACCCAGAACCCTGAGCGTCAGGGAGTGCGCGAGATTGCAAACCTTCCCGGATGACTACCGGTTCGTTGGCCCAACTGCGAGGCAATTTACGCAGGTCGGGAATGCCGTGCCTGTGGTATTGGCGGCAACGCTGGCGGCGCAAATATCGAAAGCATATTTTTGA
- a CDS encoding NlpC/P60 family protein — MTITERQTLLKKYGFYAGRIDGIHGPLTAEATIAFKRSRGLLARDYVGPVTMAALREGIKPVPANIFTGAVGANIEMPTWLRLATSYLGLREIPGPRHNAKIVSWWEALGLHFRDDETPWCAGFVNAMIHQSGLPIVSKNRAAALGWRWNGYGKRLDGPALGAVMSMTRPGSPGSGHMTIVAGRDRRGRIMGLGGNQGNSVSINPYDAYQRDAQYHWPEGAPQPDAVGLATLPIITSTGSVLTNEA; from the coding sequence ATGACCATCACCGAACGCCAGACACTCCTCAAAAAATACGGATTTTATGCTGGCCGGATCGACGGCATCCACGGTCCCCTGACGGCAGAAGCGACAATTGCTTTCAAGCGGTCACGAGGCCTGCTTGCCCGCGATTATGTCGGCCCCGTCACCATGGCGGCCCTGCGTGAGGGCATCAAACCCGTCCCCGCAAACATTTTCACGGGCGCTGTTGGAGCGAACATCGAGATGCCGACATGGCTGCGTCTGGCGACCTCTTACCTGGGCCTCCGCGAGATCCCCGGCCCCCGTCACAATGCGAAAATCGTATCATGGTGGGAGGCCTTGGGCCTTCATTTTCGGGACGATGAGACGCCGTGGTGCGCCGGTTTCGTCAACGCGATGATCCACCAATCCGGCCTGCCCATCGTCTCAAAAAACCGTGCTGCCGCCCTTGGGTGGCGGTGGAACGGATACGGAAAACGGCTGGATGGCCCGGCTCTTGGCGCGGTCATGTCGATGACGCGCCCAGGCAGTCCCGGGAGCGGTCACATGACCATCGTGGCGGGCCGCGACAGGCGCGGGCGCATCATGGGTTTGGGCGGCAACCAGGGCAACAGCGTCTCGATCAACCCCTACGACGCCTATCAGAGGGATGCACAGTATCACTGGCCCGAAGGCGCCCCGCAGCCTGACGCAGTCGGTCTCGCAACGCTGCCGATTATCACATCGACGGGCAGCGTCCTGACGAACGAGGCATAA